One Echeneis naucrates chromosome 1, fEcheNa1.1, whole genome shotgun sequence DNA segment encodes these proteins:
- the LOC115040656 gene encoding beta-1,3-N-acetylglucosaminyltransferase lunatic fringe-like isoform X1 codes for MWSALAAVSCLLAVAGGAPAAEPASGEVFSAYFRRLTRERRAVSGPPRSSAAPGPVEPLTPDDLLIAVKTTGRFHRQRLQLLLDTWMSRNLQQTYVFTDAEDNELRKRLGAHLINTNCSAAHNRQALSCKMALEYDTFLNSGKKWFCHVDDDNYVNVDSLLKLLSQYSHAQDVYLGRPSLERPIEATEKLGTADMKQVRFWFATGGAGFCLSQGLALKMKPWASDGSFMATAEHIRLPDDCTVGYIVEALLGVSLIRSALFHSHLENLALVSNIDKQVTLSYGTVDNSRNTVIVKGPFSLNEDPTRFRSVHCLLYPDTPWCLSLRRL; via the exons ATGTGGAGCGCCTTGGCCGCGGTCAGCTGCCTGCTGGCGGTCGCCGGCGGAGCGCCTGCCGCGGAGCCGGCCAGCGGGGAGGTTTTCTCGGCGTACTTCAGGAGACTGACCCGAGAGAGGAGGGCGGTGAGCGGCCCCCCGCGGAGCAGCGCGGCCCCGGGCCCCGTGGAGCCCCTGACCCCGGATGACCTGCTCATCGCGGTGAAGACCACCGGGAGGTTCCACCGGCagagactgcagctgctgctggacacCTGGATGTCCAGGAACCTGCAGCAG ACGTACGTGTTCACTGATGCGGAGGACAACGAGCTGAGGAAAAGGCTGG GAGCTCACCTGATCAACACCAACTGCTCAGCAGCCCACAACCGCCAGGCTCTCTCCTGCAAAATGGCGCTGGAGTACGACACTTTTCTTAACTCCGGCAAGAA GTGGTTCTGTCACGTTGACGACGATAACTACGTGAATGTCGACTCCCTCCTGAAGCTCCTGTCTCAGTACAGTCACGCCCAGGACGTTTACCTCGGCCGGCCCAGCCTCGAACGGCCAATAGAGGCCACGGAGAAGCTCGGCACCGCCGACATG aagcaGGTGCGTTTCTGGTTTGCCACGGGCGGAGCGGGGTTCTGCCTGAGCCAAGGCCTCGCTCTCAAGATGAAACCCTGGGCGAG CGATGGCTCTTTCATGGCGACAGCTGAGCACATCCGCCTCCCTGACGACTGCACGGTGGGTTACATCGTGGAGGCGCTGCTCGGCGTCAGCCTCATCCGTTCAGCTTTGTTCCACTCCCACTTGGAGAATTTGGCGCTGGTATCAAATATAGACAAGCAG gtTACTCTGAGCTACGGCACAGTGGACAACAGCAGGAACACCGTCATTGTGAAAGGCCCGTTCTCACTGAATGAAGATCCTACAAG gTTCAGGTCTGTCCATTGTCTGTTGTACCCAGACACTCCTTGGTGCCTCAGTCTCCGGCGACTTTAA
- the LOC115040656 gene encoding beta-1,3-N-acetylglucosaminyltransferase lunatic fringe-like isoform X3 has translation MWSALAAVSCLLAVAGGAPAAEPASGEVFSAYFRRLTRERRAVSGPPRSSAAPGPVEPLTPDDLLIAVKTTGRFHRQRLQLLLDTWMSRNLQQTYVFTDAEDNELSSSGAHLINTNCSAAHNRQALSCKMALEYDTFLNSGKKWFCHVDDDNYVNVDSLLKLLSQYSHAQDVYLGRPSLERPIEATEKLGTADMKQVRFWFATGGAGFCLSQGLALKMKPWASDGSFMATAEHIRLPDDCTVGYIVEALLGVSLIRSALFHSHLENLALVSNIDKQVTLSYGTVDNSRNTVIVKGPFSLNEDPTRFRSVHCLLYPDTPWCLSLRRL, from the exons ATGTGGAGCGCCTTGGCCGCGGTCAGCTGCCTGCTGGCGGTCGCCGGCGGAGCGCCTGCCGCGGAGCCGGCCAGCGGGGAGGTTTTCTCGGCGTACTTCAGGAGACTGACCCGAGAGAGGAGGGCGGTGAGCGGCCCCCCGCGGAGCAGCGCGGCCCCGGGCCCCGTGGAGCCCCTGACCCCGGATGACCTGCTCATCGCGGTGAAGACCACCGGGAGGTTCCACCGGCagagactgcagctgctgctggacacCTGGATGTCCAGGAACCTGCAGCAG ACGTACGTGTTCACTGATGCGGAGGACAACGAGCTGAG ttcatcaGGAGCTCACCTGATCAACACCAACTGCTCAGCAGCCCACAACCGCCAGGCTCTCTCCTGCAAAATGGCGCTGGAGTACGACACTTTTCTTAACTCCGGCAAGAA GTGGTTCTGTCACGTTGACGACGATAACTACGTGAATGTCGACTCCCTCCTGAAGCTCCTGTCTCAGTACAGTCACGCCCAGGACGTTTACCTCGGCCGGCCCAGCCTCGAACGGCCAATAGAGGCCACGGAGAAGCTCGGCACCGCCGACATG aagcaGGTGCGTTTCTGGTTTGCCACGGGCGGAGCGGGGTTCTGCCTGAGCCAAGGCCTCGCTCTCAAGATGAAACCCTGGGCGAG CGATGGCTCTTTCATGGCGACAGCTGAGCACATCCGCCTCCCTGACGACTGCACGGTGGGTTACATCGTGGAGGCGCTGCTCGGCGTCAGCCTCATCCGTTCAGCTTTGTTCCACTCCCACTTGGAGAATTTGGCGCTGGTATCAAATATAGACAAGCAG gtTACTCTGAGCTACGGCACAGTGGACAACAGCAGGAACACCGTCATTGTGAAAGGCCCGTTCTCACTGAATGAAGATCCTACAAG gTTCAGGTCTGTCCATTGTCTGTTGTACCCAGACACTCCTTGGTGCCTCAGTCTCCGGCGACTTTAA
- the LOC115040656 gene encoding beta-1,3-N-acetylglucosaminyltransferase lunatic fringe-like isoform X2 gives MWSALAAVSCLLAVAGGAPAAEPASGEVFSAYFRRLTRERRAVSGPPRSSAAPGPVEPLTPDDLLIAVKTTGRFHRQRLQLLLDTWMSRNLQQTYVFTDAEDNELRKRLAHLINTNCSAAHNRQALSCKMALEYDTFLNSGKKWFCHVDDDNYVNVDSLLKLLSQYSHAQDVYLGRPSLERPIEATEKLGTADMKQVRFWFATGGAGFCLSQGLALKMKPWASDGSFMATAEHIRLPDDCTVGYIVEALLGVSLIRSALFHSHLENLALVSNIDKQVTLSYGTVDNSRNTVIVKGPFSLNEDPTRFRSVHCLLYPDTPWCLSLRRL, from the exons ATGTGGAGCGCCTTGGCCGCGGTCAGCTGCCTGCTGGCGGTCGCCGGCGGAGCGCCTGCCGCGGAGCCGGCCAGCGGGGAGGTTTTCTCGGCGTACTTCAGGAGACTGACCCGAGAGAGGAGGGCGGTGAGCGGCCCCCCGCGGAGCAGCGCGGCCCCGGGCCCCGTGGAGCCCCTGACCCCGGATGACCTGCTCATCGCGGTGAAGACCACCGGGAGGTTCCACCGGCagagactgcagctgctgctggacacCTGGATGTCCAGGAACCTGCAGCAG ACGTACGTGTTCACTGATGCGGAGGACAACGAGCTGAGGAAAAGGCTGG CTCACCTGATCAACACCAACTGCTCAGCAGCCCACAACCGCCAGGCTCTCTCCTGCAAAATGGCGCTGGAGTACGACACTTTTCTTAACTCCGGCAAGAA GTGGTTCTGTCACGTTGACGACGATAACTACGTGAATGTCGACTCCCTCCTGAAGCTCCTGTCTCAGTACAGTCACGCCCAGGACGTTTACCTCGGCCGGCCCAGCCTCGAACGGCCAATAGAGGCCACGGAGAAGCTCGGCACCGCCGACATG aagcaGGTGCGTTTCTGGTTTGCCACGGGCGGAGCGGGGTTCTGCCTGAGCCAAGGCCTCGCTCTCAAGATGAAACCCTGGGCGAG CGATGGCTCTTTCATGGCGACAGCTGAGCACATCCGCCTCCCTGACGACTGCACGGTGGGTTACATCGTGGAGGCGCTGCTCGGCGTCAGCCTCATCCGTTCAGCTTTGTTCCACTCCCACTTGGAGAATTTGGCGCTGGTATCAAATATAGACAAGCAG gtTACTCTGAGCTACGGCACAGTGGACAACAGCAGGAACACCGTCATTGTGAAAGGCCCGTTCTCACTGAATGAAGATCCTACAAG gTTCAGGTCTGTCCATTGTCTGTTGTACCCAGACACTCCTTGGTGCCTCAGTCTCCGGCGACTTTAA
- the LOC115040656 gene encoding beta-1,3-N-acetylglucosaminyltransferase lunatic fringe-like isoform X4: MWSALAAVSCLLAVAGGAPAAEPASGEVFSAYFRRLTRERRAVSGPPRSSAAPGPVEPLTPDDLLIAVKTTGRFHRQRLQLLLDTWMSRNLQQVRAHLINTNCSAAHNRQALSCKMALEYDTFLNSGKKWFCHVDDDNYVNVDSLLKLLSQYSHAQDVYLGRPSLERPIEATEKLGTADMKQVRFWFATGGAGFCLSQGLALKMKPWASDGSFMATAEHIRLPDDCTVGYIVEALLGVSLIRSALFHSHLENLALVSNIDKQVTLSYGTVDNSRNTVIVKGPFSLNEDPTRFRSVHCLLYPDTPWCLSLRRL; this comes from the exons ATGTGGAGCGCCTTGGCCGCGGTCAGCTGCCTGCTGGCGGTCGCCGGCGGAGCGCCTGCCGCGGAGCCGGCCAGCGGGGAGGTTTTCTCGGCGTACTTCAGGAGACTGACCCGAGAGAGGAGGGCGGTGAGCGGCCCCCCGCGGAGCAGCGCGGCCCCGGGCCCCGTGGAGCCCCTGACCCCGGATGACCTGCTCATCGCGGTGAAGACCACCGGGAGGTTCCACCGGCagagactgcagctgctgctggacacCTGGATGTCCAGGAACCTGCAGCAGGTGA GAGCTCACCTGATCAACACCAACTGCTCAGCAGCCCACAACCGCCAGGCTCTCTCCTGCAAAATGGCGCTGGAGTACGACACTTTTCTTAACTCCGGCAAGAA GTGGTTCTGTCACGTTGACGACGATAACTACGTGAATGTCGACTCCCTCCTGAAGCTCCTGTCTCAGTACAGTCACGCCCAGGACGTTTACCTCGGCCGGCCCAGCCTCGAACGGCCAATAGAGGCCACGGAGAAGCTCGGCACCGCCGACATG aagcaGGTGCGTTTCTGGTTTGCCACGGGCGGAGCGGGGTTCTGCCTGAGCCAAGGCCTCGCTCTCAAGATGAAACCCTGGGCGAG CGATGGCTCTTTCATGGCGACAGCTGAGCACATCCGCCTCCCTGACGACTGCACGGTGGGTTACATCGTGGAGGCGCTGCTCGGCGTCAGCCTCATCCGTTCAGCTTTGTTCCACTCCCACTTGGAGAATTTGGCGCTGGTATCAAATATAGACAAGCAG gtTACTCTGAGCTACGGCACAGTGGACAACAGCAGGAACACCGTCATTGTGAAAGGCCCGTTCTCACTGAATGAAGATCCTACAAG gTTCAGGTCTGTCCATTGTCTGTTGTACCCAGACACTCCTTGGTGCCTCAGTCTCCGGCGACTTTAA
- the LOC115040641 gene encoding protein tweety homolog 3-like isoform X2 produces MAAVVNYSPPWWVNLLHRLPHFNIEFQLVSSDFRPEDPEYQKSILLIGAVALVCLGLDLLFLLFYSFWLCCRRRKNDESSHSHTHSQQPSADCCCTAWCVIIATLVCSAGIAVGFYGNGESSDGASRLAYSLRHANRTVSGVEKLVSDSALALNQTVEESLVQLETAFQEQTDYMSIVQKLQGQLDELVRLMVDVPFWSNTDISLEDLARKTEAFDFYRWLGYLGLLLFDVLICLLVLFGLIRNSRGTLIGVCLLGVLTLIISWGSLGLELAIAVSASDFCVSPDTYITRVTKENAVIDQDILQYYLRCSSGQINPFQQRLSGSHKALVEMQDDVAELLRSATRDYANTKGSLEQIQSVLNSTEVGLHQLTALVDCRSLHMDYVQALTGLCYDGVEGLIYLVLFSFVTALMFSSIVCSVPHTWPSKRSQNANFQNPRCENTPLIGRESPPPSYTSSMRAKYLATNRPDQNRRSVPNDQLDPASRPHPAARPQSSVH; encoded by the exons TCTATTTTGCTGATCGGTGCCGTGGCGCTGGTCTGTTTGGGTCTGgacctcctctttctcctcttttactCTTTCTGGCTTTGCTGCCGGCGACGCAAGAATGATGAATCTTCACACTCCCATACGCACTCTCAGCAGCCTAGCGCCGACTGCTGCTGCACGGCTTGGTGTGTTATCATCGCCACCCTTGTCTGCAG CGCTGGCATCGCTGTAGGATTCTACGGAAACGGGGAGTCGAGCGATGGAGCCAGCCGATTGGCATACTCCCTCCGTCATGCCAACCGCACCGTATCTGGGGTGGAGAAACTG GTGTCTGACAGTGCCCTAGCCTTAAACCAGACAGTAGAGGAGAGCCTGGTCCAGTTGGAGACAGCCTTCCAAGAGCAGACAGACTACATGTCCATTGTCCAAAAGCTGCAGGGCCAGCTGGACGAACTGGTCAGGCTGATGGTGGATGTCCCCTTCTGGTCCAATACTGACATTTCACTGGAGGATTTGGCCCGCAAGACTGAGGCCTTTGACTTTTACAG gTGGTTGGGGTACCTgggcctgctgctgtttgatgtaCTCATTTGTCTTCTGGTGCTGTTTGGCTTGATACGCAACTCTAGAGGCACCCTTATCGG AGTTTGTCTACTTGGGGTTCTGACTCTTATAATCAGCTGGGGGTCTCTCGGCCTGGAGCTGGCTATTGCAGTT TCAGCCAGCGACTTCTGCGTTTCTCCTGATACCTACATCACCAGGGTAACCAAGGAAAACGCTGTCATCGACCAAG ATATCCTGCAGTATTACCTGAGGTGCAGCTCTGGCCAAATTAACCCCTTCCAGCAG aGGCTGTCAGGGAGTCACAAAGCATTGGTGGAGATGCAGGATGATGTGGCAGAGCTACTGAGATCAGCAACACGTGATTATGCCAACACCAAG GGGAGTCTCGAGCAAATCCAGTCTGTGCTGAATTCCACGGAGGTGGGCCTTCATCAGCTGACGGCTCTGGTTGACTGTCGCAGCCTCCACATG GACTACGTTCAGGCACTAACAGGCCTATGTTATGACGGAGTTGAGGGGCTTATCTACCTGGTTCTCTTCTCCTTTGTCACTGCTCTGATGTTTTCCTCCATTGTGTGCAGTGTGCCACATACCTGGCCCAGCAAGAG GAGCCAGAACGCAAACTTTCAGAACCCTCGGTGTGAGAACACCCCCCTGATTGGCAGGGAGTCCCCTCCACCCTCT TACACCTCCAGTATGAGAGCCAAGTACCTGGCCACCAACCGACCAGACCAGAACCGACGCTCCGTTCCCAACGACCAACTTGACCCAGCTAGCCGGCCTCATCCCGCTGCCCGACCACAGTCCTCAGTCCACTAG
- the LOC115040641 gene encoding protein tweety homolog 3-like isoform X1, whose product MAAVVNYSPPWWVNLLHRLPHFNIEFQLVSSDFRPEDPEYQKSILLIGAVALVCLGLDLLFLLFYSFWLCCRRRKNDESSHSHTHSQQPSADCCCTAWCVIIATLVCSAGIAVGFYGNGESSDGASRLAYSLRHANRTVSGVEKLVSDSALALNQTVEESLVQLETAFQEQTDYMSIVQKLQGQLDELVRLMVDVPFWSNTDISLEDLARKTEAFDFYRWLGYLGLLLFDVLICLLVLFGLIRNSRGTLIGVCLLGVLTLIISWGSLGLELAIAVSASDFCVSPDTYITRVTKENAVIDQDILQYYLRCSSGQINPFQQRLSGSHKALVEMQDDVAELLRSATRDYANTKGSLEQIQSVLNSTEVGLHQLTALVDCRSLHMDYVQALTGLCYDGVEGLIYLVLFSFVTALMFSSIVCSVPHTWPSKRTDEEDGEDESGASRGGVHDNLYRVHMPSLYSCGSSYGSEASLPATAHTVSNAPVTEYMSQNANFQNPRCENTPLIGRESPPPSYTSSMRAKYLATNRPDQNRRSVPNDQLDPASRPHPAARPQSSVH is encoded by the exons TCTATTTTGCTGATCGGTGCCGTGGCGCTGGTCTGTTTGGGTCTGgacctcctctttctcctcttttactCTTTCTGGCTTTGCTGCCGGCGACGCAAGAATGATGAATCTTCACACTCCCATACGCACTCTCAGCAGCCTAGCGCCGACTGCTGCTGCACGGCTTGGTGTGTTATCATCGCCACCCTTGTCTGCAG CGCTGGCATCGCTGTAGGATTCTACGGAAACGGGGAGTCGAGCGATGGAGCCAGCCGATTGGCATACTCCCTCCGTCATGCCAACCGCACCGTATCTGGGGTGGAGAAACTG GTGTCTGACAGTGCCCTAGCCTTAAACCAGACAGTAGAGGAGAGCCTGGTCCAGTTGGAGACAGCCTTCCAAGAGCAGACAGACTACATGTCCATTGTCCAAAAGCTGCAGGGCCAGCTGGACGAACTGGTCAGGCTGATGGTGGATGTCCCCTTCTGGTCCAATACTGACATTTCACTGGAGGATTTGGCCCGCAAGACTGAGGCCTTTGACTTTTACAG gTGGTTGGGGTACCTgggcctgctgctgtttgatgtaCTCATTTGTCTTCTGGTGCTGTTTGGCTTGATACGCAACTCTAGAGGCACCCTTATCGG AGTTTGTCTACTTGGGGTTCTGACTCTTATAATCAGCTGGGGGTCTCTCGGCCTGGAGCTGGCTATTGCAGTT TCAGCCAGCGACTTCTGCGTTTCTCCTGATACCTACATCACCAGGGTAACCAAGGAAAACGCTGTCATCGACCAAG ATATCCTGCAGTATTACCTGAGGTGCAGCTCTGGCCAAATTAACCCCTTCCAGCAG aGGCTGTCAGGGAGTCACAAAGCATTGGTGGAGATGCAGGATGATGTGGCAGAGCTACTGAGATCAGCAACACGTGATTATGCCAACACCAAG GGGAGTCTCGAGCAAATCCAGTCTGTGCTGAATTCCACGGAGGTGGGCCTTCATCAGCTGACGGCTCTGGTTGACTGTCGCAGCCTCCACATG GACTACGTTCAGGCACTAACAGGCCTATGTTATGACGGAGTTGAGGGGCTTATCTACCTGGTTCTCTTCTCCTTTGTCACTGCTCTGATGTTTTCCTCCATTGTGTGCAGTGTGCCACATACCTGGCCCAGCAAGAG GACGGATGAGGAAGACGGAGAGGACGAGTCGGGCGCCTCACGGGGCGGGGTGCACGATAACCTGTACCGCGTTCACATGCCCAGTCTCTACAGTTGTGGCTCCAGCTACGGTAGCGAAGCTAGCCTGCCAGCTACAGCCCACACTGTCAGCAATGCCCCCGTCACTGAATACAT GAGCCAGAACGCAAACTTTCAGAACCCTCGGTGTGAGAACACCCCCCTGATTGGCAGGGAGTCCCCTCCACCCTCT TACACCTCCAGTATGAGAGCCAAGTACCTGGCCACCAACCGACCAGACCAGAACCGACGCTCCGTTCCCAACGACCAACTTGACCCAGCTAGCCGGCCTCATCCCGCTGCCCGACCACAGTCCTCAGTCCACTAG